From the Hymenobacter yonginensis genome, one window contains:
- a CDS encoding bifunctional nuclease family protein, with protein sequence MKKIPLEILGLSSSQSQSGSFALILGEKTGNRRLPIIIGMFEAQSIAIQIEKINPNRPLTHDLFKSFAEQVHVAVLEVLISDLKEGVFYSKIVCSDGATTFELDSRPSDAIAIGLRFGVPIFTVESVLSEAGIILSDLDENAEDSDDDEDDDDEDDTNEGPAKPAPTPREPSGQVSLDELTKMLAQALEREDYEKAAKIRDELNKRDS encoded by the coding sequence GTGAAAAAAATACCGCTCGAAATCCTGGGCCTCTCGTCCAGCCAGTCGCAGTCGGGTTCCTTTGCCCTCATCCTGGGGGAGAAGACCGGCAACCGACGCCTGCCGATCATCATCGGCATGTTTGAGGCGCAGAGCATTGCCATTCAGATAGAGAAAATTAACCCGAACCGGCCCCTCACGCACGACTTGTTCAAGTCGTTTGCCGAGCAAGTGCACGTGGCCGTCCTGGAAGTGCTGATTTCCGACCTGAAGGAAGGCGTGTTCTACTCCAAGATTGTGTGCTCCGACGGGGCCACCACCTTCGAGCTGGACTCGCGCCCTTCCGATGCCATTGCCATCGGCCTGCGCTTCGGCGTGCCCATCTTTACGGTGGAAAGCGTGCTGAGCGAAGCCGGTATCATTCTGTCGGACCTCGACGAAAACGCTGAAGACTCGGACGACGACGAGGATGATGACGACGAGGACGACACCAACGAAGGCCCGGCCAAGCCGGCTCCCACGCCCCGCGAGCCCAGCGGCCAGGTGTCCTTGGACGAGCTGACTAAGATGCTGGCCCAGGCCCTGGAGCGCGAAGACTACGAGAAAGCCGCCAAAATTCGCGACGAACTCAACAAGCGCGACAGCTAA
- a CDS encoding GIN domain-containing protein: MMVGRTFGVQVSGPRGVLRVALALGLSVGLLASCGSDDCLTSAGQETTERRELPAFHDLTVADNVNVTLVQDTATYAEVRTGSHLQADLKLEVRGPRLFISNESRCNWARSYDVAHDVVLHLPRLINMDHTGQGTVRTQGRFRADTAYYHMKGTGDYDLDLQSRYLWLDQYELGDYRLRGTTDQLLLSGGGLGRFYATDMRARACYLNLSIYAGNDIYVNGSEEVLGTLAGPATVYYSGNPTTANVQVTGKGKVVKLN; the protein is encoded by the coding sequence ATGATGGTTGGGCGTACGTTTGGAGTGCAAGTTAGTGGCCCCCGCGGGGTTTTACGTGTCGCGCTGGCCTTGGGGCTGAGTGTGGGGCTGTTAGCGTCGTGCGGCAGCGACGATTGCCTGACCAGTGCAGGCCAGGAAACCACCGAGCGCCGCGAGCTGCCCGCCTTCCACGACCTCACCGTGGCCGACAACGTAAACGTGACTTTGGTGCAGGACACGGCCACCTACGCCGAGGTGCGCACCGGCTCCCATCTGCAGGCCGACCTCAAGCTGGAAGTGCGGGGCCCGCGTCTGTTCATCAGCAACGAAAGCCGCTGCAACTGGGCCCGCAGCTACGACGTGGCCCACGACGTGGTGCTGCACCTGCCCCGCCTCATCAACATGGACCACACCGGCCAAGGCACCGTGCGCACCCAGGGCCGGTTCCGGGCCGACACCGCCTACTACCACATGAAAGGCACCGGCGACTACGACCTCGACCTGCAGAGCCGCTACCTCTGGCTCGACCAGTACGAGCTGGGCGACTACCGCCTGCGTGGCACCACCGACCAGCTGCTGCTCTCCGGCGGCGGGCTGGGCCGCTTCTACGCCACCGATATGCGGGCCCGCGCCTGCTACCTCAACCTGAGCATCTACGCCGGCAACGACATCTACGTCAACGGTTCGGAGGAAGTGCTCGGCACGCTGGCCGGCCCCGCCACCGTCTACTACTCCGGCAACCCCACCACCGCCAATGTGCAAGTGACGGGCAAAGGCAAAGTAGTGAAGCTGAATTAG
- a CDS encoding MlaE family ABC transporter permease yields the protein MVKTFGSFLLFIQSMLSRKERFAVLWQRTIDECILIGIDSVFIVSIVSAFIGAVTCVQIAYNLINPLIPKSTIGFMVREMTILELAPTITSIVLAGKVGSSIAGGLGTMRITEQVSALEVMGINSASYLVLPRIIAAMLMFPLLVILAMILSIMGGYLAGTLSGAMSAQEYIEGIRSDFVPYNILFALIKSVVFAFLVSAISSFKGFYTEGGALEVGAASTGAVTNSIIAILLADYALAAILL from the coding sequence ATGGTTAAGACCTTCGGCTCTTTCCTGCTGTTTATCCAGAGTATGCTCTCCCGCAAGGAGCGGTTTGCCGTGCTCTGGCAGCGTACCATCGACGAGTGCATCCTCATCGGTATCGATTCGGTGTTCATCGTGTCCATCGTGTCAGCCTTCATCGGGGCCGTAACGTGCGTGCAGATTGCCTACAACCTCATCAACCCGCTCATCCCGAAGAGCACCATCGGCTTCATGGTGCGCGAGATGACTATTCTAGAGCTGGCGCCTACCATCACCAGCATCGTGCTGGCCGGCAAGGTGGGCAGCAGCATTGCCGGCGGCCTGGGCACCATGCGCATCACCGAGCAGGTATCGGCACTGGAAGTAATGGGCATCAACTCGGCCTCCTATCTGGTGCTGCCGCGCATCATTGCTGCCATGCTCATGTTTCCGCTGCTCGTGATTCTGGCCATGATCCTCTCCATCATGGGCGGCTACCTGGCGGGCACGCTTTCTGGCGCCATGTCGGCCCAGGAATATATTGAGGGCATCCGCTCCGATTTTGTGCCTTACAACATTCTCTTCGCCCTGATCAAGTCAGTGGTGTTTGCCTTCCTAGTGTCGGCTATTTCTTCTTTCAAAGGCTTCTACACCGAAGGCGGCGCCTTGGAAGTAGGCGCCGCCAGCACGGGCGCGGTTACCAACTCCATCATTGCCATTCTGCTGGCCGACTACGCGCTGGCCGCCATTCTACTTTAA
- the gldF gene encoding gliding motility-associated ABC transporter permease subunit GldF, whose protein sequence is MLAILRKEFNSFLNSPIAYVVIGVFLVATGLFVWVFPDSSVLDSGFADLQTLFNIAPWVFLFLIPALTMRTFAEEKKAGTMELLLTRPLTDGQIIGGKYLACLLLALLALLPTLLYYYSVYQLGAPAGNIDSAATVGSYLGLGLLAAVFAAIGVFASAITRDQIIAFLVAVVGCFLVYSGFDSVASVFDGAPAYYIGQLGIAAHYRDISKGLLDSRDLLYFLSLIAGLLLGTRLVLQSRNW, encoded by the coding sequence ATGCTCGCCATCCTTCGCAAAGAATTCAACAGCTTCCTCAACTCGCCTATTGCCTACGTGGTGATAGGGGTGTTTCTGGTGGCTACGGGCCTGTTCGTGTGGGTCTTTCCGGATAGCTCGGTGCTCGATTCGGGCTTTGCCGACCTGCAGACGCTGTTCAACATCGCGCCCTGGGTTTTCCTGTTCCTGATTCCGGCCCTCACCATGCGCACCTTCGCCGAAGAGAAGAAGGCCGGCACCATGGAGCTGCTGCTCACCCGCCCGCTCACCGACGGCCAGATAATAGGAGGGAAGTACCTGGCCTGCCTGCTGCTGGCCTTGCTGGCGCTGCTGCCCACGCTGCTCTACTACTACTCGGTGTACCAGCTGGGCGCGCCCGCTGGCAACATCGACTCGGCCGCTACGGTGGGCTCTTACCTGGGTCTGGGGCTGCTGGCGGCGGTGTTTGCGGCCATCGGCGTATTTGCCTCGGCCATCACCCGCGACCAGATCATTGCCTTTCTGGTGGCGGTAGTCGGCTGCTTTCTGGTGTACTCCGGCTTCGATTCGGTAGCGTCGGTGTTCGATGGGGCGCCGGCCTACTACATCGGCCAGCTCGGCATTGCGGCCCACTACCGCGACATCAGCAAGGGCCTGCTCGACTCCCGCGACCTGCTGTACTTTCTCAGCCTCATTGCCGGCCTGCTGCTCGGCACGCGGCTGGTGCTGCAAAGCCGCAACTGGTAG
- a CDS encoding SDR family oxidoreductase: MELSGKVAIITGVSKGIGRATVEALLAKGAEVAGWGRTAPDDFKHPRFHFIKCDIRKEADVQKAYATTTKLLGDKVHVLVNNAGIGNFGPIDGFEAADWHAMFDTNVHGLFYCTKAVLPQMKKQKEGHIINVASLAGTAGTANLAGYCATKYAVRGFSDALFKEVRPQGVRVTCVMPGSVETNFGGIEPGAEPNPHKMQPEDIAATIVHTLEAPQATMISEIQMRPTQPK; the protein is encoded by the coding sequence ATGGAACTCAGCGGCAAGGTAGCCATTATCACAGGCGTCAGCAAAGGAATCGGGCGCGCCACCGTCGAGGCGCTGCTGGCCAAAGGGGCCGAGGTAGCCGGCTGGGGCCGCACCGCCCCCGACGACTTCAAGCACCCACGCTTCCACTTCATCAAGTGCGACATCCGCAAGGAAGCCGACGTGCAGAAGGCCTACGCCACCACCACCAAGCTGCTCGGCGACAAGGTGCACGTGCTGGTCAACAACGCTGGTATCGGCAACTTCGGCCCGATTGACGGCTTCGAGGCCGCCGACTGGCACGCCATGTTCGACACCAACGTGCACGGCCTGTTCTACTGCACCAAGGCCGTGCTGCCGCAGATGAAAAAGCAGAAGGAAGGCCACATCATCAACGTGGCGTCGTTGGCGGGCACGGCCGGCACGGCCAACCTGGCCGGCTACTGCGCCACCAAGTACGCCGTGCGCGGCTTCTCCGATGCCCTGTTCAAGGAAGTGCGCCCGCAGGGCGTGCGCGTGACGTGCGTGATGCCGGGCTCGGTGGAAACCAACTTTGGCGGCATAGAGCCGGGCGCTGAGCCCAACCCGCACAAGATGCAGCCCGAGGACATTGCCGCTACCATCGTGCACACGCTGGAAGCCCCGCAGGCCACCATGATTTCCGAAATTCAGATGCGGCCCACGCAGCCGAAATAG
- the gldA gene encoding gliding motility-associated ABC transporter ATP-binding subunit GldA, whose translation MVEIQHLTKLFGTQAAVNDISFTVSKGEILGFLGPNGAGKSTTMKMATGYLPPSAGTIVIEGYDVQTAPLEVRRRVGYLPEHNPLYLDMYVHEYLEFIGSVHGLGGSTLRQRVRQLVDRVGLGREQNKLIGALSKGYRQRVGLAQALIHDPGVLILDEPTTGLDPNQISEIRTLIRELGQDKTVIFSTHILPEVAALCSRAIVINRGQLVADSPVAELGGKALRETIIRAEFEQAIDPAPLLALPGIRSVDVETGHTYRIRAAAGSDQRGAISRLAAAQGWVLLGLRQEERNLEQVFQELTK comes from the coding sequence ATGGTAGAAATTCAACATCTGACCAAACTCTTCGGCACCCAGGCGGCCGTGAATGATATATCCTTCACGGTGAGCAAAGGCGAGATTCTGGGGTTTCTGGGGCCGAATGGCGCGGGCAAGTCCACGACCATGAAGATGGCCACCGGCTACCTGCCACCCTCGGCCGGCACCATCGTCATCGAAGGCTACGACGTGCAGACGGCGCCGCTGGAAGTGCGCCGCCGCGTGGGCTACCTGCCCGAGCACAACCCGCTCTACCTCGATATGTACGTGCACGAGTATCTGGAATTCATTGGGTCGGTGCACGGATTGGGCGGCAGCACGCTGCGCCAGCGGGTGCGCCAGCTGGTGGATAGGGTAGGACTGGGGCGCGAGCAGAACAAGCTGATCGGGGCGCTGAGCAAAGGCTACCGCCAGCGCGTGGGCCTCGCGCAGGCCCTCATCCACGACCCCGGCGTGCTCATCCTCGACGAGCCCACCACCGGCCTCGACCCCAACCAGATCAGCGAAATCCGCACCCTGATCCGGGAGCTGGGTCAGGACAAAACCGTCATTTTCAGCACCCACATCCTGCCCGAAGTAGCCGCGCTCTGCAGCCGGGCCATCGTCATCAACCGCGGCCAGCTCGTGGCCGACTCGCCGGTGGCAGAGCTGGGCGGCAAGGCCCTGCGCGAAACCATCATCCGCGCCGAGTTTGAGCAGGCCATTGACCCCGCGCCGCTGCTGGCCCTGCCCGGCATCCGGAGCGTGGACGTAGAAACCGGCCACACCTACCGCATCCGGGCCGCCGCCGGCTCCGACCAGCGCGGCGCCATTTCGCGCCTGGCCGCTGCCCAGGGCTGGGTGCTGCTGGGGCTGCGTCAGGAAGAGCGGAACCTGGAGCAGGTGTTTCAGGAACTGACCAAGTGA
- the dcd gene encoding dCTP deaminase, which produces MILTDQQILAEIERGNIVIEPYDRSCLGTNSYDVHLGRYLATYRDKVLDARKHNEIDVFEIPEEGFVLQPGVLYLGVTEEYTESHAHVPFLEGKSSVGRLGIDIHATAGKGDIGFCNTWTLEISVSMPVRVYYLMPVGQLIYFSVQGDVETFYNRKPNAKYNERTVKPVESMMWKNRF; this is translated from the coding sequence ATGATCCTGACCGACCAGCAGATTCTCGCCGAGATTGAGCGCGGCAACATCGTCATCGAACCTTACGACCGGAGCTGCCTCGGCACCAATTCCTACGACGTGCACCTGGGCCGCTACCTAGCCACCTACCGCGACAAGGTGCTGGACGCCCGCAAGCACAACGAAATCGACGTATTCGAAATCCCGGAGGAAGGCTTTGTGCTGCAGCCCGGCGTGCTGTACTTGGGCGTTACGGAGGAATACACCGAGAGCCACGCCCATGTGCCGTTTCTGGAGGGCAAGAGCAGCGTCGGCCGCCTCGGCATCGACATCCACGCCACCGCCGGCAAAGGCGACATCGGCTTCTGCAACACCTGGACCCTGGAAATCAGCGTGTCGATGCCGGTGCGCGTGTACTACCTGATGCCCGTGGGCCAGCTGATTTACTTCAGCGTGCAAGGCGATGTAGAGACGTTCTACAACCGCAAGCCCAACGCCAAGTACAACGAGCGGACCGTGAAGCCAGTGGAGTCGATGATGTGGAAAAACCGGTTCTAG
- the gldC gene encoding gliding motility protein GldC, producing MKKSEIRFSIALDDQKVPEAISWSATDAGPDIHFAKAINIAIWDRDQDGTMKIDLWTKDMPVDAMKYFVVDNIGAMAETIMTATNDVVMATKMRDLCRALTDHIDEENKKQK from the coding sequence ATGAAGAAATCCGAAATCCGCTTCAGCATTGCCCTCGACGACCAGAAAGTTCCGGAGGCCATCAGCTGGTCGGCCACTGACGCGGGCCCCGATATTCACTTTGCCAAAGCCATCAACATTGCCATCTGGGACCGGGACCAGGACGGCACCATGAAAATTGACCTCTGGACCAAGGACATGCCCGTGGATGCTATGAAGTATTTCGTGGTCGATAACATCGGCGCCATGGCCGAAACCATCATGACGGCCACCAACGACGTGGTAATGGCCACCAAGATGCGCGACCTGTGCCGCGCCCTCACCGACCACATCGACGAAGAAAACAAAAAGCAGAAGTAA
- the gldG gene encoding gliding motility-associated ABC transporter substrate-binding protein GldG: MPETQSTAPIQTRKRRDLTRFLLVIGLLLLFNFLGQQFFFRLDLTEEKRYTMAEATKELLQKLPQPVTVTVYLDGDFPPSFRRLQQAVRETLNEMQVYGGQNLHYVFIDPSAAGTEQARNAYYATLLKKGLRPTNLGANENGKRVEKIIFPWATVSAGGKEQQVLLLRGNQAAPADVRLNQSIEGLEYEMASAIRRVVPGQRKRIGVVEGHGELNNAEAGDLIGSLSQFYDVFRVNLAQTRPQDLRTLSALVVAKPAGTFSEPEKFKLDQFVTHGGNALFFVDAMRVNLDSASRGGMLSFPIQTNLDDLLFKYGVRVNPDLLLDLNSGVIPLVTGMMGNKPKVEPMPWQFYPLINNFSQHPITRNLDAVYTKFVSSIDTVKAVGIRKTPLLFTSRYTRVLPSPVPVNLNDARLEPNRQLYTSQFKPVGYLLEGQFRSLYANRAEPGTARFQPATSPQDRPAKVLVLSDGDFVRNDVDPKTGRPLRLGFDRLAATEFANRELVLNAVDYMLDESNLISVRGKQITLRPLDKLRVAEERRQWQLLNLVAPLLLLGVFGAVRAWRRKRRYARF; the protein is encoded by the coding sequence ATGCCCGAAACACAATCCACCGCGCCCATCCAAACCCGCAAACGCCGCGACCTGACCCGCTTTCTGCTGGTCATCGGCCTGCTGCTGCTGTTCAATTTTCTGGGCCAGCAGTTCTTTTTCCGGCTCGATCTGACGGAGGAGAAGCGCTACACCATGGCGGAGGCCACCAAGGAGCTGCTGCAGAAGCTGCCGCAGCCCGTCACCGTGACGGTGTACCTCGACGGCGACTTCCCGCCGTCGTTCCGGCGCCTGCAGCAGGCCGTGCGCGAAACCCTCAACGAAATGCAGGTCTATGGCGGCCAGAACCTGCACTATGTGTTCATCGACCCCTCGGCGGCCGGCACCGAGCAGGCCCGTAACGCCTATTACGCCACGCTGCTCAAGAAAGGACTGCGCCCCACCAACCTCGGGGCCAACGAAAACGGTAAGCGGGTCGAGAAAATCATCTTCCCCTGGGCTACCGTATCGGCCGGGGGCAAGGAGCAGCAGGTGCTGTTGCTGCGCGGCAACCAGGCCGCCCCGGCCGACGTGCGCCTCAACCAGAGCATCGAAGGGCTGGAGTACGAAATGGCCAGCGCCATCCGCCGGGTGGTGCCCGGCCAGCGCAAGCGCATCGGGGTGGTGGAAGGACACGGCGAGCTAAACAACGCCGAAGCCGGCGACCTGATTGGCTCGCTCAGCCAGTTCTACGACGTGTTCCGGGTGAACCTCGCCCAGACTCGCCCCCAGGATTTGCGCACGCTCAGCGCTTTGGTGGTGGCCAAGCCCGCCGGCACGTTCTCGGAGCCCGAGAAGTTCAAGCTCGACCAGTTCGTCACGCACGGCGGCAACGCGCTGTTTTTCGTGGATGCCATGCGCGTGAACCTCGACAGCGCCAGCCGCGGCGGCATGCTCTCGTTCCCGATCCAGACCAACCTCGACGACCTGCTGTTCAAGTACGGCGTGCGCGTCAACCCCGACCTGCTGCTCGACCTCAACTCCGGCGTCATCCCGCTCGTGACCGGCATGATGGGCAACAAGCCCAAAGTGGAGCCCATGCCGTGGCAGTTCTACCCGCTCATCAACAACTTCAGCCAGCACCCCATCACCCGCAACCTCGACGCGGTGTACACCAAGTTTGTGAGCAGCATCGACACGGTGAAGGCCGTCGGGATTCGTAAGACGCCGCTGCTGTTCACCTCGCGCTACACCCGCGTGCTGCCCTCGCCGGTGCCCGTCAACCTCAACGACGCCCGCCTGGAGCCCAACCGCCAGCTCTACACCTCGCAGTTCAAGCCCGTTGGCTACCTGCTCGAAGGCCAGTTTCGCTCGCTCTACGCCAACCGCGCCGAGCCCGGCACGGCCCGCTTCCAGCCTGCCACCAGCCCCCAGGACCGCCCCGCCAAAGTGCTGGTGCTCTCCGACGGCGACTTCGTGCGCAACGACGTGGACCCCAAAACCGGCCGCCCCTTGCGCCTGGGCTTCGACCGCCTCGCCGCCACCGAATTCGCCAACCGCGAGCTAGTGCTCAACGCCGTCGACTACATGCTCGATGAAAGCAACCTGATATCGGTGCGCGGCAAGCAAATCACGCTCCGGCCCCTCGACAAGCTGCGCGTGGCCGAGGAGCGCCGCCAGTGGCAGCTGCTGAATCTGGTGGCCCCGCTGCTGCTGCTAGGCGTGTTTGGCGCCGTGCGGGCTTGGCGCCGGAAGCGGCGGTATGCACGGTTTTAA
- the dnaN gene encoding DNA polymerase III subunit beta: MKFIVSSSALLKQLQSINGVVTNNPVVPILENFLFEIEDGKLTITASDLETSMMTELPVEARESGRIAAPARILLDTLKNLPDQPVTFTLDEETYSIEIASSNGRYKLAGENATDFPRVPVVKGSTPVEIPSSSLSRAINKTIFAVSTDELRPAMTGILVQLADNQVTFVATDGHRLLRYRRSDVGAGQTANLIIPRKAFNLLKGALPSEATPVRVEFNNSNAFFSFNQMRLVCRLIDERYPDYENVIPVSNPNKLIISRQELLNSVKRISIYSNKTTHQVRLRLAGSELTVSAEDLDFSNEANEKLACQYDGEDMEIGFNAKFLQEMLSNIDSEEITLELSTPNRAGLLMPTLADDNESILMLVMPVMLNNYV, encoded by the coding sequence ATGAAGTTCATCGTCTCGTCTTCCGCCCTGCTCAAGCAGCTTCAGAGCATCAACGGCGTGGTCACGAACAACCCTGTGGTGCCGATTCTGGAGAACTTCCTCTTTGAAATCGAAGACGGCAAGCTGACGATTACAGCCTCCGATCTGGAAACGAGCATGATGACCGAGCTGCCCGTGGAAGCGCGCGAAAGTGGCCGCATTGCCGCGCCCGCCCGCATCCTGCTCGACACCCTGAAAAACCTGCCCGACCAGCCCGTGACCTTTACCCTGGACGAGGAAACCTACAGCATCGAAATTGCCAGCTCCAACGGCCGCTACAAGCTGGCCGGCGAAAACGCTACGGACTTCCCTCGCGTGCCCGTCGTGAAAGGCTCTACGCCGGTGGAAATCCCGTCGTCGTCGCTGAGCCGCGCCATCAACAAGACCATCTTCGCCGTTAGCACCGACGAGCTGCGCCCAGCCATGACCGGCATTCTGGTGCAGCTGGCCGACAACCAGGTAACCTTCGTGGCCACCGACGGCCACCGCTTGCTGCGCTACCGCCGCTCCGACGTGGGCGCCGGCCAGACCGCCAACCTCATCATCCCGCGCAAAGCCTTCAACCTGCTGAAAGGCGCGCTGCCCTCCGAGGCTACGCCGGTGCGCGTGGAGTTCAACAACTCCAACGCCTTTTTCAGCTTCAACCAGATGCGCCTCGTGTGCCGCCTGATTGATGAGCGCTACCCCGACTACGAAAACGTCATTCCGGTCAGCAACCCCAACAAGCTCATCATCAGCCGCCAGGAGCTGCTGAACTCGGTGAAGCGCATCAGCATCTACTCCAACAAAACCACCCACCAGGTGCGCCTGCGCCTGGCCGGCTCCGAGCTGACCGTATCGGCCGAAGACCTCGACTTCTCGAACGAAGCCAACGAAAAGCTGGCCTGCCAGTACGACGGTGAGGACATGGAAATCGGCTTCAACGCCAAGTTCCTGCAAGAAATGCTCAGCAACATCGACTCCGAGGAAATCACGCTGGAGCTGAGCACGCCCAACCGCGCCGGCCTGCTCATGCCCACCCTCGCCGACGACAACGAAAGCATCCTGATGCTGGTGATGCCAGTGATGCTGAACAACTACGTTTAA
- a CDS encoding SDR family oxidoreductase, with the protein MEKYVVVTGGTKGIGRAVVMRFLRAGWPVVTCARSAEDLAALQTDVRQQFPQAVLHTLPADLSETNECRRFTDFVLGLGGAVEVLVNNTGSFLPGRLQDEPADGSQLRQMLAVNLLSAYDVTLPLLPGLIARRQGHIFNICSTASIAAYANGGSYGIAKHALYGFSRNLREELKEQQIRVTAVLPGATLTASWEGVDLPAERFIRSEDVAEAIFGAYNLSPQAVIEELLIRPQLGDL; encoded by the coding sequence ATGGAAAAATATGTGGTAGTAACCGGCGGAACCAAAGGAATTGGCCGGGCGGTAGTGATGCGCTTTCTGCGAGCCGGCTGGCCGGTGGTTACGTGTGCCCGCTCTGCCGAGGATCTGGCGGCCCTGCAAACCGATGTGCGGCAGCAGTTTCCGCAGGCCGTGCTGCACACGCTGCCCGCCGACCTGAGTGAAACCAACGAGTGCCGCCGCTTCACGGATTTCGTGCTGGGCCTGGGCGGCGCCGTGGAGGTGTTGGTGAACAACACCGGCTCGTTTCTGCCCGGCCGCCTGCAGGACGAGCCCGCCGACGGCTCACAGCTGCGCCAGATGCTGGCCGTAAACCTGCTCAGCGCCTACGACGTGACCCTGCCGCTGCTGCCCGGCCTGATTGCGCGCCGCCAGGGCCATATCTTCAACATATGCTCAACGGCCAGCATTGCGGCCTACGCCAACGGCGGCTCCTACGGCATCGCCAAGCACGCGCTGTACGGCTTCAGCCGCAACCTGCGCGAAGAGCTGAAGGAGCAGCAGATTCGGGTGACGGCCGTGCTGCCCGGCGCCACCCTCACCGCCAGCTGGGAAGGCGTGGATTTGCCGGCGGAGCGTTTCATCCGGTCGGAGGACGTGGCAGAAGCCATTTTCGGCGCCTATAACCTCTCGCCGCAGGCCGTGATTGAGGAGCTGCTGATCCGCCCGCAGCTGGGGGACTTGTAG
- a CDS encoding ABC transporter ATP-binding protein: MIEVHNIQKAFNGNPVLKGITCTFETGKCNLLLGGSGTGKSVLLQCIVGLMKPDLGSITFDGTVFTNNKVDIRQEIRRKIGMLFQGSALFDSMTVYENTEFPLKMLTPEMSKEERRDRVEFCLKRVGLENAGNKMPSEISGGMKKRVGIARAIAPNCTYLFCDEPNSGLDPATSIKIDELIHEITHEYGITTVVITHDMNSVVEIGDHIIFMHKGLKLWDGTKDEILTAKVPELREFIFSSSLVRAAKRVDEESEGGLEALANEPLSEV; this comes from the coding sequence ATGATTGAGGTTCATAATATCCAGAAGGCGTTCAACGGCAACCCCGTACTGAAGGGCATCACCTGCACCTTCGAAACCGGCAAGTGCAACCTGCTGCTGGGTGGCTCCGGCACCGGCAAAAGCGTGCTGCTGCAGTGCATCGTAGGGCTGATGAAGCCCGACCTAGGCAGCATCACCTTCGACGGCACGGTGTTTACCAACAACAAGGTGGACATTCGGCAGGAAATCCGCCGCAAAATCGGGATGCTGTTTCAGGGCTCGGCCCTGTTCGACTCGATGACGGTGTATGAAAACACCGAGTTTCCGCTGAAGATGCTCACGCCGGAAATGAGCAAGGAAGAGCGCCGCGACCGGGTGGAGTTCTGCCTGAAGCGCGTGGGCCTGGAAAACGCCGGCAATAAAATGCCTTCCGAAATTTCGGGCGGTATGAAGAAGCGTGTGGGTATTGCTCGCGCCATTGCCCCCAACTGCACCTACCTGTTCTGCGACGAGCCCAACTCCGGCCTCGACCCCGCCACCAGCATCAAAATCGACGAGCTGATTCACGAAATCACCCACGAATACGGCATCACCACCGTCGTCATCACCCACGACATGAACTCGGTGGTGGAAATCGGCGACCATATCATCTTCATGCACAAGGGCCTCAAGCTCTGGGACGGCACCAAGGACGAAATCCTGACCGCCAAGGTGCCGGAGCTGCGCGAGTTCATCTTCAGCAGCAGCCTCGTGCGCGCCGCCAAGCGCGTCGACGAAGAATCGGAAGGCGGCCTGGAAGCGTTGGCCAACGAGCCGCTTTCAGAAGTGTAG
- a CDS encoding YfiT family bacillithiol transferase has product MSDSASFDLRYPIGRPVLPEAALDHGRRTAYIAHLATLPDQVRAAVAGLTPAQLDTPYRPDGWTVRQLIHHLPDSHLNAYTRCRLALTEDNPTIKPYDEAAWAELADVEATPPAVSLALLEALHIRWVRLLRNLTEAQWQRTFHHPDSGRNFTLDQALALYSWHSRHHLAHITEFRRREQW; this is encoded by the coding sequence ATGTCTGATTCTGCTTCTTTCGACCTCCGCTACCCCATCGGCCGGCCCGTGCTGCCTGAGGCGGCGCTGGACCATGGCCGCCGCACGGCTTACATCGCCCACCTGGCCACCCTGCCCGACCAGGTGCGGGCCGCCGTGGCCGGCCTCACGCCCGCCCAGCTCGACACGCCCTACCGCCCCGACGGCTGGACGGTGCGCCAGCTCATTCATCACCTGCCCGACTCGCACCTGAACGCCTACACCCGCTGCCGGCTGGCCCTCACCGAGGACAACCCCACCATCAAGCCCTACGACGAAGCCGCCTGGGCCGAGCTGGCCGATGTGGAGGCTACGCCGCCGGCCGTGTCGTTGGCGCTGCTGGAGGCGCTGCACATCCGCTGGGTGCGGCTGCTGCGCAACCTCACCGAGGCCCAGTGGCAGCGCACCTTCCACCACCCCGATTCCGGCCGCAACTTCACCTTGGACCAGGCGCTGGCGCTGTATTCCTGGCACAGCCGGCACCATCTGGCCCATATCACGGAGTTCCGCCGCCGCGAGCAATGGTAG